Proteins encoded in a region of the Triticum dicoccoides isolate Atlit2015 ecotype Zavitan chromosome 3A, WEW_v2.0, whole genome shotgun sequence genome:
- the LOC119271661 gene encoding MAPK kinase substrate protein At1g80180-like: MAGLQRSSETFRRSGSSGMVWEDKQQLSASGKEAAAPARMQRSGSSGGHGGYRAGHVQPALDPPSPRVAACGFCSLFGKQAPQPQHRAGGGSAKGKRR; the protein is encoded by the coding sequence ATGGCGGGGCTGCAGCGGTCGAGCGAGACGTTCCGGCGGTCGGGGTCGTCGGGGATGGTGTGGGAGGACAAGCAGCAGCTGTCGGCGTCGGGCAAGGAGGCGGCGGCCCCGGCGCGGATGCAGCGGAGCGGCTCCAGCGGGGGGCACGGCGGGTACAGGGCGGGCCACGTCCAGCCGGCGCTCGACCCACCCTCCCCGCGCGTCGCCGCCTGCGGCTTCTGCAGCCTCTTCGGCAAGCAGGCGCCCCAGCCGCAGCACCGCGCGGGCGGCGGCAGCGCCAAGGGGAAGCGCCGGTGA
- the LOC119271662 gene encoding sinapine esterase-like isoform X1 produces the protein MAVASTPPLQLVIAALLALSLSTTASSSPAPANRSSCYKRLFSFGDSLTDTGNYIIHYSNASGPVLALPYGETFFGRPTGRWSDGRLIIDFIVERLGFQYWPAYLKGAAGKSPAEEFRYGTNFAVAAATALSQDFFLEKNLRVDLLTPSPIPPYSLGVQIDLFKKVLAMLASTDQERKEVMSSSLFLVGEIGLNDYNHPFLQNKTLEWVRPLVPQVISSIVLSIEALIELGAKTMYVPGIFPLGCTPLYLSLFPGDDRDPATGCLRGVNDLILAHNHMLETKLEELRRDHPGVSITYVNSYDNVLGLITAPTQNGFDKETVLEACYPVFISGSAAVPCVDPSKHVNFDGLHMTEAAYKLMARGMLDGPFAAPSIMSTTCNHGC, from the exons ATGGCGGTGGCGTCGACTCCGCCTCTGCAGCTTGTCATAGCCGCGCTTCTTGCGCTGTCCCTGTCCACGACAGCGTCCTCGTCGCCTGCGCCGGCGAACCGGAGCAGCTGCTACAAGCGTCTATTCAGCTTCGGCGACTCTCTGACCGACACCGGCAACTACATCATCCACTACTCGAACGCGTCAGGGCCGGTCCTAGCGCTGCCATACGGCGAGACCTTCTTCGGCCGCCCTACCGGCCGATGGTCCGACGGCCGCCTCATCATCGACTTCATCG TGGAGAGGCTGGGGTTCCAGTACTGGCCGGCGTACCTGAAGGGGGCGGCCGGGAAGTCGCCGGCGGAGGAATTCCGGTACGGCACCAATTTTGCGGTTGCGGCCGCCACGGCGCTGAGCCAGGATTTCTTCCTGGAAAAGAACCTCAGGGTGGACCTGCTTACCCCGAGCCCGATCCCCCCTTACTCCCTCGGCGTCCAGATCGACTTGTTCAAGAAAGTGCTCGCCATGCTCGCCTCCACGGACCAAG AGAGGAAGGAGGTGATGTCGAGCTCGCTGTTCCTGGTGGGGGAGATCGGCCTCAACGACTACAACCACCCCTTCTTGCAGAACAAGACCCTGGAATGGGTCAGGCCCCTCGTGCCCCAGGTCATCAGCTCCATCGTTCTGTCCATCGAGGCTCTGATCGAGCTAGGCGCCAAGACCATGTATGTGCCGGGCATCTTCCCGCTGGGGTGCACCCCGCTGTACCTCTCCCTCTTCCCCGGCGACGACCGCGACCCTGCCACGGGCTGCCTCCGGGGGGTCAACGACCTCATCCTCGCCCACAACCACATGCTGGAAACCAAGCTTGAGGAGCTCCGCCGTGACCACCCCGGCGTGTCCATCACCTACGTCAACTCCTACGACAACGTCCTCGGCCTCATCACAGCGCCCACCCAAAACG GGTTCGACAAGGAAACGGTGCTGGAGGCGTGCTACCCCGTCTTCATTTCTGGGTCGGCGGCGGTTCCGTGCGTGGACCCGTCCAAGCACGTGAATTTCGACGGCCTGCACATGACGGAGGCGGCGTACAAGCTCATGGCCCGCGGGATGCTCGACGGCCCGTTCGCCGCGCCGTCCATCATGTCCACCACATGCAACCACGGCTGCTAG
- the LOC119271662 gene encoding sinapine esterase-like isoform X2, with translation MAVASTPPLQLVIAALLALSLSTTASSSPAPANRSSCYKRLFSFGDSLTDTGNYIIHYSNASGPVLALPYGETFFGRPTGRWSDGRLIIDFIVERLGFQYWPAYLKGAAGKSPAEEFRYGTNFAVAAATALSQDFFLEKNLRVDLLTPSPIPPYSLGVQIDLFKKVLAMLASTDQERKEVMSSSLFLVGEIGLNDYNHPFLQNKTLEWVRPLVPQVISSIVLSIEALIELGAKTMYVPGIFPLGCTPLYLSLFPGDDRDPATGCLRGVNDLILAHNHMLETKLEELRRDHPGVSITYVNSYDNVLGLITAPTQNGKR, from the exons ATGGCGGTGGCGTCGACTCCGCCTCTGCAGCTTGTCATAGCCGCGCTTCTTGCGCTGTCCCTGTCCACGACAGCGTCCTCGTCGCCTGCGCCGGCGAACCGGAGCAGCTGCTACAAGCGTCTATTCAGCTTCGGCGACTCTCTGACCGACACCGGCAACTACATCATCCACTACTCGAACGCGTCAGGGCCGGTCCTAGCGCTGCCATACGGCGAGACCTTCTTCGGCCGCCCTACCGGCCGATGGTCCGACGGCCGCCTCATCATCGACTTCATCG TGGAGAGGCTGGGGTTCCAGTACTGGCCGGCGTACCTGAAGGGGGCGGCCGGGAAGTCGCCGGCGGAGGAATTCCGGTACGGCACCAATTTTGCGGTTGCGGCCGCCACGGCGCTGAGCCAGGATTTCTTCCTGGAAAAGAACCTCAGGGTGGACCTGCTTACCCCGAGCCCGATCCCCCCTTACTCCCTCGGCGTCCAGATCGACTTGTTCAAGAAAGTGCTCGCCATGCTCGCCTCCACGGACCAAG AGAGGAAGGAGGTGATGTCGAGCTCGCTGTTCCTGGTGGGGGAGATCGGCCTCAACGACTACAACCACCCCTTCTTGCAGAACAAGACCCTGGAATGGGTCAGGCCCCTCGTGCCCCAGGTCATCAGCTCCATCGTTCTGTCCATCGAGGCTCTGATCGAGCTAGGCGCCAAGACCATGTATGTGCCGGGCATCTTCCCGCTGGGGTGCACCCCGCTGTACCTCTCCCTCTTCCCCGGCGACGACCGCGACCCTGCCACGGGCTGCCTCCGGGGGGTCAACGACCTCATCCTCGCCCACAACCACATGCTGGAAACCAAGCTTGAGGAGCTCCGCCGTGACCACCCCGGCGTGTCCATCACCTACGTCAACTCCTACGACAACGTCCTCGGCCTCATCACAGCGCCCACCCAAAACGGCAAGCGCTAG